The proteins below come from a single Salinivibrio kushneri genomic window:
- the queC gene encoding 7-cyano-7-deazaguanine synthase QueC: MKKAVVVFSGGQDSTTCLIQAQAEYDEVHCLTFDYNQRHKQEIDVAREIAANRKVSAHKVLDVGLLNELAISSLTRDNIPVSNALNENGLPNSFVPGRNILFLTLAGIYAYQIGAEAVITGVCETDFSGYPDCRNDFIQSMQQALERGMDRKLALVTPLMWLNKAETWALADQYHTLDFVRDHTLTCYNGIKGTGCGECPACHLRQRGLDDYLANQADVQAALQQKQAVNA, encoded by the coding sequence ATGAAAAAAGCCGTTGTGGTATTTAGCGGAGGACAGGATTCAACCACCTGTTTGATTCAAGCGCAGGCAGAGTATGACGAAGTGCATTGCCTCACTTTCGACTATAACCAGCGCCACAAGCAAGAAATTGATGTTGCCCGTGAGATTGCTGCAAACCGCAAAGTCAGTGCGCATAAGGTATTGGATGTTGGCTTGCTCAATGAATTGGCGATTAGCTCGCTCACACGCGACAACATTCCTGTTTCCAATGCACTGAACGAAAACGGCCTGCCCAATTCCTTTGTGCCGGGACGTAATATCTTGTTTTTGACTTTAGCGGGTATCTACGCCTATCAAATTGGCGCTGAGGCGGTAATCACCGGTGTCTGCGAAACCGACTTTTCTGGCTACCCAGATTGTCGTAACGATTTTATTCAATCAATGCAGCAAGCCCTTGAGCGCGGCATGGACAGAAAACTCGCGCTAGTCACACCACTGATGTGGCTGAATAAAGCTGAGACCTGGGCACTGGCCGACCAGTATCACACCCTCGATTTTGTACGCGACCACACCCTAACCTGTTATAACGGTATTAAAGGTACTGGCTGTGGTGAGTGTCCAGCCTGTCACTTGCGTCAGCGTGGCTTAGATGACTACCTCGCCAACCAAGCGGACGTGCAAGCGGCACTGCAGCAAAAACAAGCGGTAAACGCGTAA
- a CDS encoding RES family NAD+ phosphorylase, giving the protein MDGLEPQAIPSLCRTPISGIFVRVCHPEHIDAVLMRESKDRPNGRYNRQGESALYLTESAESARVAMQKYASQITTPRVLVRYQVEPCELVDLRHPELQQYKTLSSVDWQAALAKGESPSSWWVADKLRSGNEIGLIDPSRKDPSTWHITLFRWNAPGAPSVTRVGEPEEISLSS; this is encoded by the coding sequence ATGGACGGACTTGAACCGCAAGCTATCCCCAGCCTGTGCCGCACGCCTATCTCGGGTATTTTTGTCAGAGTATGTCACCCTGAGCACATCGACGCTGTCTTGATGCGAGAAAGTAAAGACAGACCGAACGGTCGGTATAATCGTCAGGGTGAAAGCGCGCTGTATTTAACCGAGAGTGCAGAGAGTGCGCGCGTAGCCATGCAAAAGTACGCCAGCCAGATCACAACGCCACGCGTGCTTGTGCGGTATCAGGTTGAGCCCTGTGAGCTGGTAGATTTGCGTCATCCTGAACTCCAGCAATACAAAACCTTATCCAGCGTTGATTGGCAAGCGGCCTTGGCAAAAGGCGAATCTCCATCCAGTTGGTGGGTGGCCGATAAACTGAGAAGTGGTAATGAAATTGGCTTGATTGACCCGTCGCGAAAAGATCCCAGCACTTGGCATATCACCTTGTTTCGCTGGAACGCCCCAGGCGCGCCGTCTGTGACCAGAGTGGGCGAGCCTGAAGAGATTAGTCTATCAAGTTAG
- a CDS encoding IS3 family transposase (programmed frameshift) yields the protein MTTSSNSSRKRTQRDYTLAFKLGVVERVEKGEMTYKQAQARFGIQGRSTVLVWLRKHGRLDWSKPFQHPLMPHSKETPAETIKRLERELAEEKLRNQILNGMVDIMDNEYGAGLRKKLLIRYIWQAKAKSKIKLASACRAAGVSRQGVYQAVARMESRRAELSIIKDWVQYWRKYMPRLGARKLYALVKPKLVEHGIKLGRDGFFSYLKSEGLLVRPKKSYTKTTCSKHWMKKHPNLLKEDGLHDAAHVLVSDITYVESDQGVHYLSLVTDASSRKIVGYHVSEDMKVDNVVKALKMAVKDKRYIGNAVHHSDRGSQYCSAVYQNALQESQIQSSMTDGYDCYQNALAERINGILKQEFLLYRCKTLAELKVLVKESIAIYNEMRPHLSLSMTTPNQVHNRKGQLLELA from the exons ATGACAACATCAAGTAACTCAAGCCGTAAGCGTACGCAACGTGATTACACCTTAGCCTTTAAATTAGGCGTTGTTGAGCGTGTTGAAAAAGGTGAAATGACCTACAAACAAGCGCAAGCCCGTTTTGGTATTCAGGGCCGCTCAACGGTGCTCGTCTGGCTCAGAAAACATGGTAGACTCGATTGGTCGAAACCATTTCAGCATCCCCTTATGCCACATTCAAAAGAAACCCCAGCCGAAACTATCAAGCGCCTTGAGCGTGAGTTAGCCGAAGAGAAACTGCGTAACCAAATCCTCAACGGTATGGTCGATATCATGGACAATGAGTACGGAGCCGGCCTCAGAAAAAAGT TACTTATCCGGTACATCTGGCAAGCCAAAGCCAAAAGCAAAATCAAGTTAGCGTCGGCATGTCGTGCCGCAGGCGTTTCTCGACAAGGTGTCTACCAAGCCGTTGCTCGAATGGAAAGCCGAAGAGCTGAACTATCAATCATCAAAGACTGGGTCCAATACTGGCGTAAATATATGCCGAGGTTAGGGGCGCGTAAGCTCTACGCGTTGGTAAAGCCCAAGCTAGTTGAACATGGCATTAAACTAGGGCGAGACGGGTTTTTTAGCTATCTGAAAAGTGAAGGTTTACTGGTTAGACCCAAGAAAAGCTACACAAAAACAACGTGTAGTAAGCACTGGATGAAGAAACATCCTAACCTGCTAAAAGAAGACGGACTACATGATGCTGCGCATGTACTGGTTAGCGACATAACTTATGTTGAATCAGACCAAGGTGTGCATTACCTGTCACTGGTGACCGATGCCAGTTCACGCAAGATAGTGGGTTATCACGTGAGCGAAGATATGAAAGTAGACAATGTAGTGAAAGCGCTGAAAATGGCCGTCAAAGATAAGCGCTATATCGGCAATGCGGTACATCACTCAGACCGAGGTTCGCAATACTGCTCAGCCGTTTATCAGAATGCGTTACAGGAGAGTCAAATCCAGTCGTCGATGACGGATGGTTATGATTGCTACCAAAACGCGTTAGCGGAAAGAATCAATGGCATACTGAAGCAGGAGTTTTTACTGTACCGGTGTAAGACACTGGCAGAGCTGAAAGTACTGGTAAAAGAATCGATAGCGATATACAACGAAATGAGACCGCACCTGAGTTTAAGTATGACAACCCCCAATCAGGTGCATAATAGAAAAGGCCAGCTACTGGAGCTGGCCTAA
- a CDS encoding acyl-CoA thioesterase — MANIPVENYPLSHTQAIVWNDMDALQHINNTVYFRYFEDVRVVMLEKLEVFELAKRLHVGPVVASTRCDYRAPLVYPDTITTVAWVEDIQEKRYAMKYEIYSHNQERCVAEGEALIVYCDFKTGKSCPIPAETLEGLKAFVAKE; from the coding sequence GTGGCTAATATCCCAGTAGAAAACTACCCGCTCTCTCATACGCAGGCGATTGTCTGGAATGACATGGATGCCCTGCAACACATCAATAACACCGTGTACTTTCGCTATTTTGAAGATGTACGCGTGGTGATGCTTGAAAAATTGGAAGTGTTCGAGCTAGCCAAACGACTGCATGTTGGCCCCGTGGTCGCCTCAACCCGCTGCGATTATCGCGCCCCTTTGGTGTATCCAGATACCATCACCACCGTCGCTTGGGTCGAGGATATTCAAGAAAAGCGCTATGCGATGAAGTATGAAATCTACAGCCACAATCAAGAGCGCTGTGTGGCCGAGGGCGAGGCTTTGATTGTCTATTGCGATTTTAAAACCGGTAAAAGCTGCCCTATCCCAGCTGAAACGCTCGAAGGGTTAAAAGCTTTTGTGGCGAAAGAATAA
- the dbpA gene encoding ATP-dependent RNA helicase DbpA — MTDTAFSSLALPADLLDNLATLGYTHMTPIQAQSLPSVLSGKDIIAQAKTGSGKTAAFSLGVLAKLNVKRFRVQSLVLCPTRELAEQVAVEMRKLARGRHNVKVLTLCGGVSIGPQIGSLEHGAHIIVGTPGRVDDHLRKGTLRLDDVETLVLDEADQMLDMGFQDTLDAIIARVPAHRQTLLFSATFPRSINAIAQRVLSHPVSVKVDEVQTQSTITQHVYKVDDNKQRYQALKLLLLHFQPQSCVVFCTTKAQTQQVCDNLEDDGFSAVALHGDIEQRGRERTLVKFANKSASVLVATDVAARGLDIDDMDMVINYQLAHDPQTHVHRVGRTGRAGKKGVACSLYNDAEHYKLAMIGDQYDRDFLPEALPSQDLLDTVPYQPEMVTLMVDSGKKQKVRAGDILGALTGQAGIDGKQVGKINVLDNVAFIAVSQSCVKAALRKLNDGKVKGRTIRARRI; from the coding sequence TTGACTGATACCGCTTTTTCCTCGCTTGCGTTACCCGCTGATTTACTCGATAACTTAGCAACCTTGGGTTATACGCACATGACGCCCATTCAGGCGCAGAGCTTACCGTCTGTGCTCAGTGGGAAAGATATTATTGCCCAAGCAAAAACCGGCTCGGGGAAAACGGCGGCGTTTAGCCTGGGCGTGTTAGCCAAACTGAACGTAAAACGCTTTCGCGTGCAATCTTTGGTGCTGTGTCCAACCCGTGAGCTGGCCGAGCAAGTGGCGGTTGAGATGCGTAAGTTGGCGCGTGGTCGTCATAATGTCAAAGTACTGACGCTGTGCGGTGGAGTATCGATTGGCCCACAAATTGGATCACTGGAGCATGGTGCACACATTATTGTCGGCACTCCGGGGCGTGTGGATGACCATTTACGTAAGGGCACCTTGCGTCTCGATGACGTTGAGACGTTGGTGTTGGATGAAGCCGACCAGATGCTGGATATGGGCTTCCAAGATACCTTGGATGCTATCATTGCGCGTGTTCCTGCTCATCGCCAAACCTTGTTATTCAGCGCTACCTTCCCGCGCTCGATCAATGCGATTGCCCAGCGAGTGCTTAGCCACCCTGTCTCCGTTAAAGTGGATGAGGTGCAAACGCAAAGTACAATCACGCAACACGTTTATAAAGTCGATGACAACAAGCAGCGTTATCAAGCGTTAAAGTTACTTTTATTGCACTTTCAGCCGCAAAGCTGCGTGGTGTTTTGTACAACCAAAGCTCAAACCCAACAAGTTTGCGATAACCTAGAAGACGATGGTTTTAGCGCTGTTGCCTTGCATGGTGATATTGAACAGCGTGGCCGTGAGCGCACTTTGGTAAAATTTGCCAACAAAAGTGCGTCCGTGCTGGTGGCCACTGATGTGGCCGCGCGAGGCTTAGACATTGATGACATGGATATGGTGATCAACTATCAACTCGCCCACGATCCGCAAACTCATGTACACCGCGTCGGCCGTACCGGTCGCGCTGGCAAAAAAGGGGTGGCGTGTTCGCTATATAACGATGCCGAGCACTATAAGCTGGCGATGATTGGCGATCAGTATGACCGCGATTTTCTCCCTGAAGCCCTGCCGTCGCAAGATTTGCTCGACACCGTACCCTATCAGCCTGAGATGGTAACCTTGATGGTTGACTCAGGTAAAAAACAAAAAGTACGCGCGGGTGATATTTTGGGCGCGCTGACGGGCCAAGCGGGCATTGACGGTAAGCAGGTGGGTAAAATCAATGTGCTCGACAATGTGGCGTTTATTGCTGTGTCCCAATCCTGCGTTAAAGCCGCGTTGCGTAAGCTCAATGATGGAAAAGTGAAAGGACGCACTATTCGTGCCCGCCGGATTTAG
- a CDS encoding phosphotransferase family protein → MTNKDVVLVLKNLAQMGEASVYRSMYQGRACITKTHATSVERDFYLSVAPYINEVGVNTPALFEVSEKILCMECIPHAVSIEELAQDTNTFEQLARLHGIELPIQPHFKHHQWSLPQTQSALEQLSLTPELESMLYQLQQRSDVLFTPRCVLSGDTNPGNWGRREDGTLVLFDWERFGQGSPAIDLAPLVTGMGDKSAYQAIIARYKAANPSVDSHSLFVELVLAKAWIVIEVVNLLTQRGTPNRDRYLNWYKSVLPQWLPHAFRWASLAESLS, encoded by the coding sequence ATGACGAACAAGGATGTTGTTCTCGTCTTAAAAAACCTAGCTCAAATGGGTGAGGCGTCGGTCTATCGTTCAATGTATCAAGGTCGGGCTTGTATCACCAAAACTCATGCAACGTCAGTTGAGCGGGACTTTTACCTATCCGTTGCGCCTTATATCAACGAAGTCGGTGTGAACACACCTGCCTTGTTCGAGGTGAGTGAGAAGATTCTCTGTATGGAATGCATTCCCCATGCGGTTTCGATAGAAGAACTTGCGCAAGATACAAATACGTTTGAGCAATTAGCTCGCTTACATGGTATCGAGCTACCTATCCAGCCACACTTCAAACACCACCAATGGTCTTTACCGCAAACTCAATCCGCGCTTGAACAGCTCAGCCTAACACCCGAGCTTGAAAGTATGCTGTATCAGTTACAACAGCGCAGCGATGTATTGTTCACGCCCCGTTGTGTACTCTCTGGTGATACTAATCCGGGCAATTGGGGAAGACGTGAAGACGGTACATTAGTGCTGTTTGATTGGGAGCGCTTTGGGCAAGGTTCACCAGCGATTGATTTAGCTCCTTTGGTCACGGGAATGGGAGATAAATCAGCCTATCAAGCGATTATCGCTCGTTACAAAGCAGCAAATCCGAGTGTGGATAGTCATTCACTGTTTGTTGAGCTTGTCTTGGCAAAAGCATGGATAGTTATAGAGGTCGTGAACCTATTGACCCAGCGTGGCACACCCAATCGAGACCGCTATTTGAATTGGTATAAATCAGTCTTACCGCAGTGGTTGCCTCACGCTTTCAGATGGGCATCACTTGCGGAGTCCCTAAGTTAA
- a CDS encoding DUF1003 domain-containing protein, giving the protein MKKYFENLAKALLGQPFGSLSSGEKKVIESIANNTSVSENVNKSFHESLTTGQMVADKIASFGGSWSFIGLFFAFIIGWIAVNTVWLVGDASFDPYPFILLNLGLSSLAAFQAPIIMMSQNRQAAKDRMEQKATYEINLKLELELMRLHDKFDALQARVDKDTN; this is encoded by the coding sequence ATGAAAAAATATTTTGAGAACTTAGCCAAAGCCTTGCTGGGTCAACCGTTTGGTAGCCTTAGCTCGGGAGAAAAGAAAGTTATTGAAAGTATTGCTAACAACACGTCTGTCTCTGAGAACGTCAACAAGTCCTTCCACGAAAGCCTGACCACTGGGCAAATGGTGGCGGACAAAATTGCCTCATTTGGTGGCTCTTGGTCATTTATCGGACTTTTCTTCGCATTCATCATTGGTTGGATTGCCGTGAATACGGTTTGGTTAGTGGGAGACGCGTCATTCGATCCCTATCCCTTTATTTTGCTGAACCTTGGGTTATCCAGTCTGGCGGCTTTCCAAGCGCCGATCATCATGATGTCGCAAAACCGCCAAGCGGCAAAAGATAGGATGGAGCAAAAAGCCACCTACGAAATCAATCTAAAACTCGAGCTTGAACTAATGCGCCTGCACGACAAATTTGATGCCCTGCAGGCGCGGGTAGATAAAGATACGAACTAG
- a CDS encoding tripartite tricarboxylate transporter permease, translated as MFDGILSGLGTAIMPFNLLMVIVGCFAGTFIGMLPGLGPISAIALMIPITYGLDPSSGIILMAGVYYGAVFGGSTSSILINAPGCASTVVTAFDGYPLAQQKQAGKALALAAYSSFTGGTIGAIILLFAAPALAKVSLSFQSSDYFALMVLGLTAVAAFSGKGRVLKAMMMTVFGLMIATVGIDVMSGSPRFTFGNVDLIDGISFLLLAMATFALTEVVMTVLRGEHKEKDAQIDMTSLGSMKLSKEEIKHVAPTVGRSSFFGFLVGVLPGAGATIAAFLSYGMERNFAPKAIKEKFGRGALRGLAAPESANNAASTGSFVPLLTLGIPGSGTTAIMLGALIAYGIQPGPRLFIDNPDVFWSVIISMYFGNLVLLILNLPLIPYISRLLVIPRPILIPLILFFSITGVYLVSFNAFDIQMMVVITIIATFLKLLDFPMAPMLLGFILGDILEKNLSRTLTLTDGSYAFLWERPLTLTIMLLALLALLLPVFIAVWDKKRGKKSSTTQATEHATD; from the coding sequence ATGTTTGATGGAATTTTGTCTGGGCTTGGTACTGCTATCATGCCCTTCAACCTACTCATGGTCATTGTTGGCTGCTTTGCCGGCACCTTTATAGGGATGTTACCCGGACTCGGCCCCATTTCAGCGATTGCTCTAATGATCCCGATCACTTATGGGCTCGACCCATCATCCGGTATAATTCTGATGGCTGGCGTTTACTACGGGGCCGTGTTTGGTGGTTCCACGTCTTCCATTCTTATCAATGCTCCGGGATGTGCCAGTACCGTTGTAACTGCGTTTGACGGTTATCCATTGGCGCAACAAAAACAAGCTGGAAAAGCTTTGGCGCTTGCCGCCTATTCCTCTTTTACCGGTGGCACGATCGGCGCCATCATCTTACTTTTTGCCGCGCCTGCGCTAGCAAAAGTTTCTTTGAGTTTTCAATCCAGTGACTACTTTGCACTTATGGTCCTGGGGCTCACTGCTGTGGCTGCATTTTCCGGTAAAGGGCGTGTGCTTAAAGCCATGATGATGACTGTCTTTGGCCTGATGATCGCGACGGTTGGCATTGATGTGATGTCAGGCAGCCCACGATTTACCTTTGGAAATGTCGATTTAATCGATGGTATCAGCTTCTTATTACTGGCAATGGCAACCTTTGCATTAACGGAAGTTGTGATGACGGTACTGCGAGGCGAGCACAAAGAAAAAGACGCGCAGATCGATATGACTTCCCTCGGCAGCATGAAGCTAAGCAAAGAAGAAATAAAACACGTCGCCCCGACCGTCGGGCGTTCATCCTTTTTTGGCTTTCTTGTTGGCGTATTACCCGGCGCAGGCGCAACGATTGCCGCCTTTTTAAGTTATGGTATGGAACGGAACTTTGCGCCTAAAGCAATTAAAGAAAAATTTGGACGCGGAGCATTGCGTGGGCTTGCCGCCCCAGAGTCTGCTAACAATGCCGCATCGACAGGATCATTTGTTCCTTTACTGACGCTTGGTATTCCTGGATCCGGCACAACCGCCATTATGCTCGGGGCACTAATCGCTTATGGCATTCAGCCAGGGCCACGTCTTTTTATCGACAATCCTGATGTGTTCTGGTCCGTGATTATCTCGATGTACTTCGGTAATCTGGTTTTGTTAATTCTCAACCTACCGCTGATCCCTTACATCTCCCGTCTGTTGGTGATCCCGCGCCCCATTTTAATCCCATTGATATTGTTTTTCTCCATTACGGGCGTTTACCTAGTCAGTTTTAACGCCTTCGATATCCAAATGATGGTCGTCATCACTATCATCGCCACTTTTTTGAAACTGCTAGACTTTCCAATGGCTCCCATGCTTTTAGGGTTTATCCTAGGCGATATATTGGAGAAAAATCTTAGCCGTACACTGACACTGACCGATGGTAGCTATGCTTTCCTATGGGAAAGGCCACTAACACTTACCATCATGCTGTTAGCACTACTCGCTTTGTTACTGCCTGTCTTTATCGCCGTCTGGGATAAGAAACGAGGTAAGAAAAGCAGTACAACGCAAGCGACCGAGCACGCAACAGATTGA
- a CDS encoding tripartite tricarboxylate transporter TctB family protein translates to MTITKDHIGGLIFLSFSLAYGYYANQIALIPGDEFQPFHARTLPNFLAVLGGVLALLQLLTATKSRHSRLSLAGYDFWLMGKLLLLMVAFSLALKWVGFLVSTALFLAGGYWLLGERRPKVILLASVPFAISFWFLLTQTLDIYLAPGQLFRLAQGG, encoded by the coding sequence ATGACGATAACCAAAGACCATATCGGCGGCCTGATATTTCTGAGCTTTTCGCTTGCTTACGGTTATTACGCTAATCAAATCGCACTTATTCCTGGCGATGAGTTTCAGCCCTTTCATGCCCGTACCCTCCCCAACTTTCTTGCCGTATTAGGGGGTGTGCTCGCGCTACTGCAGTTGCTCACCGCCACAAAAAGTCGACACTCAAGGCTTTCATTAGCCGGCTACGATTTTTGGCTCATGGGCAAACTTTTATTATTGATGGTCGCGTTTTCTCTAGCGCTGAAATGGGTCGGCTTTTTGGTATCTACCGCGCTGTTTCTTGCTGGCGGTTATTGGTTGCTTGGCGAGCGGCGCCCCAAAGTCATTCTCTTGGCCTCCGTCCCTTTTGCCATCAGCTTCTGGTTTTTATTGACCCAAACGCTCGATATCTATCTAGCACCCGGTCAACTTTTTCGCCTAGCACAAGGAGGGTAA
- a CDS encoding tripartite tricarboxylate transporter substrate binding protein yields MFKQYRKGKSTAIVAGVIAAALSINVQASVDNIHFLVPGGAGGGWDSTARGVGEVLSKSELVEQVSYENMSGGGGGKAIAYLIQTAEQSTDTLMVNSTPIVIRSLAKVFPQSFRDLTPVAATIGDYAAFVVPKNSKYQSFTDLVEQYNKDPRSVSVAGGSARGSMDHLVAALAFKAGGGDPRQVKYLAYDAGGKAMAGLLSGETQVLSTGLSEALTLAEAGEVRILAMTGEERSPVASDVPTLKELGYDATFVNWRGFFGSPEISQARAEEYAQVLGEMYDTPEWKSVRDRYGWTEIYKPGDEFMHFLEQQEKEIGALMTELGFM; encoded by the coding sequence ATGTTCAAGCAATATCGAAAAGGTAAATCAACAGCCATTGTCGCAGGTGTGATAGCAGCCGCGCTAAGCATTAACGTCCAAGCGAGCGTCGACAACATTCATTTTCTGGTACCAGGCGGCGCTGGTGGTGGTTGGGACAGCACAGCACGCGGGGTCGGGGAAGTTCTTTCTAAATCTGAGCTTGTCGAGCAGGTTTCGTACGAAAACATGTCCGGCGGTGGCGGAGGTAAGGCCATTGCGTACCTGATCCAAACCGCTGAGCAATCTACCGACACGTTAATGGTTAACTCCACACCGATTGTGATCCGCTCTCTTGCCAAAGTTTTTCCCCAATCGTTTCGTGATTTAACCCCAGTAGCAGCCACTATTGGTGATTATGCAGCGTTCGTTGTACCAAAAAACTCGAAATACCAAAGCTTTACCGATCTTGTGGAACAATACAATAAAGATCCTCGTTCCGTTTCTGTTGCCGGTGGATCAGCGCGCGGCAGTATGGATCACTTAGTAGCAGCGCTCGCATTTAAAGCAGGTGGCGGCGACCCACGACAAGTAAAATACCTCGCTTACGATGCCGGAGGAAAAGCCATGGCAGGGTTGCTATCAGGCGAAACACAGGTGCTATCAACCGGTTTGAGTGAAGCGTTGACCCTTGCAGAAGCAGGCGAAGTTCGCATCCTGGCGATGACAGGAGAAGAGCGCTCTCCCGTTGCATCCGATGTTCCCACCCTCAAAGAGCTTGGCTACGACGCGACGTTTGTAAATTGGCGTGGCTTTTTTGGCTCCCCAGAAATCAGTCAAGCACGTGCGGAAGAGTATGCACAAGTACTGGGTGAGATGTATGACACACCTGAATGGAAATCCGTGCGCGATCGCTACGGCTGGACCGAAATCTATAAGCCTGGCGACGAATTCATGCACTTTCTTGAACAACAAGAAAAAGAAATCGGCGCCTTGATGACTGAACTTGGTTTCATGTAA
- a CDS encoding ATP-binding protein has product MRQFLSLRRLKLKQRMILILGVIAILQTGTLGYFAINYLDRVLNEQIGQQAMRVAMTIAAMPDVVEAVSEENSTFLQPLSVSLARSAQARFVVFGNEAGIRLAHPLPDRLGKSMADDDGDTNAPALIHGQAYIAQAEGSVGWSVRGKAPIFSPDGTSIVGIVSVGYLLDTVDAIVIHHTSTMFFAILAAFIFSVITAILFANHFRRAIFNLEPEQIARLFQERNVTLETVREGIVAINQSGYITTFNRAAIKTLALPEDQPYIGRHITDVLPDTGMETVLAEGEPDFDQEIWLHHHNLIVNRIPLRQNGIITGVVSSFRLKDEVDLVSRKLTRIKQYAESLRSQAHEYNNKLHTLAGLIHMGATNEALRMIGQETSGHQSFIQRVMQVTSDSILAGCLLGKYNRAKELGLRLTVDKESHMQDLPVALPREQLVSILGNLVDNALEATLDHYGPGGQVTLSFSDYGKELIFEVNDQGAGLSHQQAETIFTRGYTTKETDGHGIGLDLVQRQVVHLGGIVTVEPNMRDKQGTLSGSRFTVYIPKAKWQGLDQHLYQDNT; this is encoded by the coding sequence ATGCGTCAGTTTCTCTCATTGCGTCGCTTAAAGCTAAAGCAACGCATGATATTGATTTTAGGTGTTATTGCCATTCTGCAAACAGGGACGCTCGGCTATTTTGCTATCAATTACCTCGATAGAGTGCTCAATGAGCAAATTGGTCAGCAAGCGATGCGGGTCGCGATGACGATCGCGGCGATGCCTGATGTGGTTGAGGCCGTATCAGAAGAGAACTCAACATTTCTGCAACCTTTGAGTGTTTCTCTCGCGCGTTCTGCACAAGCACGGTTTGTCGTGTTTGGCAATGAAGCGGGGATTCGGCTCGCTCATCCTTTACCTGACCGTCTAGGGAAATCGATGGCCGATGATGACGGAGATACCAATGCCCCTGCGCTGATTCATGGTCAAGCGTACATTGCACAAGCCGAGGGCAGTGTGGGTTGGTCTGTACGTGGAAAAGCGCCTATTTTCAGTCCTGACGGAACATCGATTGTCGGCATTGTCTCTGTAGGATACTTACTAGATACTGTTGATGCGATCGTCATACATCATACCAGTACGATGTTCTTTGCCATCCTCGCGGCCTTTATATTTAGTGTCATTACCGCGATCTTATTCGCTAATCATTTTCGTCGAGCGATTTTCAATCTTGAGCCTGAGCAAATCGCGCGTCTGTTTCAGGAGCGTAATGTAACACTAGAAACTGTTCGCGAGGGAATTGTTGCGATTAACCAATCTGGGTATATCACGACATTCAACCGTGCAGCCATAAAGACACTGGCGTTACCAGAAGACCAACCCTACATTGGTCGTCATATTACAGATGTATTACCCGACACCGGAATGGAGACTGTACTGGCGGAGGGAGAGCCTGATTTTGATCAAGAGATTTGGCTTCATCATCACAATCTTATTGTTAACCGGATTCCACTGCGGCAAAACGGCATCATCACGGGGGTCGTGTCTAGCTTTCGGTTGAAAGACGAAGTGGATTTGGTGAGTCGCAAGCTGACGCGAATCAAACAGTATGCTGAATCCTTGCGCAGCCAAGCACATGAGTACAACAACAAATTACATACTCTTGCTGGACTGATTCACATGGGAGCGACAAATGAGGCGCTGCGAATGATCGGTCAGGAAACCTCTGGCCACCAGTCTTTTATCCAGCGAGTGATGCAGGTTACTTCAGATAGCATTTTGGCAGGATGTCTATTAGGTAAATACAATCGAGCGAAAGAATTAGGTTTACGGTTAACCGTTGATAAAGAGAGTCATATGCAAGACTTGCCAGTGGCTTTGCCGCGTGAGCAGCTGGTCAGTATTTTAGGTAACCTCGTTGATAACGCTCTAGAAGCAACGCTGGATCATTATGGACCCGGTGGCCAAGTGACATTGAGCTTTTCTGACTACGGTAAAGAGCTTATTTTCGAAGTGAATGATCAGGGGGCAGGCCTATCTCATCAACAAGCGGAGACGATATTCACGCGTGGTTACACAACAAAAGAGACCGATGGTCATGGTATTGGCTTGGATTTAGTTCAGCGTCAAGTTGTACACCTAGGTGGTATAGTGACGGTTGAGCCGAATATGCGTGATAAGCAAGGTACATTATCAGGAAGCCGCTTTACGGTTTATATACCTAAAGCTAAGTGGCAAGGGCTCGATCAACACCTATATCAGGACAACACATGA